In Streptomyces ambofaciens ATCC 23877, a single genomic region encodes these proteins:
- a CDS encoding diadenosine tetraphosphate hydrolase codes for MAGDWRADRVGAALRGENPTVLRRLTAGFAVIGDVQFLPGYSVLLVDEPGVERLSDLPRAKRLAFLSDLDLLGEAVERVCRRLDPAFRRVNLEILGNRDPFLHAHVWPRFAWEPAHVVGAPVWLYPRERWSEEHSRLGGQHDALREALGGELDRLRTVT; via the coding sequence GTGGCTGGTGACTGGCGGGCGGACCGGGTCGGGGCTGCGCTGAGAGGGGAGAACCCGACGGTGCTGCGGCGGCTGACAGCAGGGTTCGCGGTGATCGGGGATGTGCAGTTCCTGCCGGGTTACTCGGTTCTGCTCGTGGACGAGCCGGGTGTGGAGCGGTTGTCGGACCTGCCGAGGGCGAAGCGGCTGGCGTTCCTGTCCGACCTCGACCTGCTCGGTGAAGCGGTCGAGCGGGTGTGCCGGCGGCTGGATCCGGCGTTCCGGCGGGTCAACCTGGAGATCCTGGGGAACAGGGACCCGTTCTTGCACGCGCATGTCTGGCCGCGGTTCGCGTGGGAGCCGGCCCATGTGGTGGGTGCGCCGGTGTGGCTCTATCCGCGTGAGCGGTGGAGTGAGGAGCACTCCAGGCTCGGTGGGCAGCATGACGCGCTGCGGGAAGCGCTCGGCGGCGAACTGGACCGGCTGCGCACAGTGACCTGA
- a CDS encoding winged helix-turn-helix transcriptional regulator translates to MVTKQLLKGLPEDADLRRADSLAREIFSDVANKWALLIIEALGEHTLRFSELRNEVEGVSHKMLTQNLRMLERNGLVDRKVHPTVPPRVEYTLTEPGRALRTAVDAICGWTHQHLGHIESARGRFDA, encoded by the coding sequence ATGGTGACCAAGCAACTGCTCAAGGGCCTGCCCGAGGACGCTGACCTGCGGCGCGCCGACTCCCTCGCGCGGGAGATCTTCTCGGACGTCGCCAACAAGTGGGCGCTCCTGATCATCGAGGCGCTCGGCGAGCACACCCTGCGCTTCAGCGAGCTGCGCAACGAGGTCGAGGGCGTCAGCCACAAGATGCTCACCCAGAACCTGCGCATGCTGGAGCGCAATGGCCTGGTCGACCGGAAGGTGCACCCCACCGTGCCACCGCGAGTCGAGTACACCCTCACCGAGCCGGGCCGGGCCCTGCGCACCGCGGTCGACGCCATCTGCGGCTGGACCCACCAGCACCTCGGGCACATCGAGAGTGCACGCGGCCGTTTCGACGCCTGA
- a CDS encoding RidA family protein, translated as MTTMDVFNYNVPAESDFGYSQAIKSGELIHVSGQLSFGEAGEFLHAGDFAAQLEQTYANMDRVLDHYGCTRNQVVSQTLYVVNLRQNAAATAEGNLGYFGGHRPASTVLGVPELTLPGQVIEISFVIDTKLPA; from the coding sequence GTGACCACCATGGACGTCTTCAACTACAACGTGCCGGCCGAGAGCGACTTCGGCTACTCACAGGCGATCAAGTCCGGCGAGCTGATCCATGTCTCTGGACAGCTCTCGTTCGGTGAGGCAGGCGAGTTCCTCCACGCGGGCGACTTCGCCGCCCAGCTCGAGCAGACCTACGCCAACATGGACAGGGTCCTGGACCACTACGGCTGCACCCGGAACCAGGTCGTCTCGCAGACCCTGTACGTGGTGAACCTGCGGCAGAACGCCGCAGCGACGGCGGAGGGCAACCTGGGGTACTTCGGCGGCCACCGCCCGGCCAGCACGGTCCTGGGCGTCCCTGAACTGACCTTGCCCGGCCAGGTCATCGAAATCAGCTTCGTCATCGACACGAAACTGCCCGCTTGA